One Prevotella intermedia ATCC 25611 = DSM 20706 DNA window includes the following coding sequences:
- a CDS encoding Omp28-related outer membrane protein, which produces MNSIRKYIFLLSLASLPFTGGGLFAQTANENQFKLGPLTSSNQSLTAPTSNNEMRIGYCTTDWSSGLIAKITGSHTYHAAVYFPSELLDKYVGDKIEYIEFAIKPKRGTRVEYFVCTDLKDMTGSTLTQGFSTTYVEGWNKLKFSKPVTIKKDMNLYIGYILYLNDGEDYDCLMFDKSPYSLVGKNWYGYDGSWFSNTAAIGKNICIRAILSGNNAPNNDISLMKLTAEDGSEYVEQNTPNTYMAYIQNNGVTPIKSLTLTVSAKGVQGQEITLDGFNVPNNIPQLVKLENIPIPVEGNYTATFTVTKVNGVADPDTKDNSAESKGFSFKKGTSPVERTVLFEEFTSEGYNECAVADGIYNNVLDTHKNVIRVKHHLDYKQHKDQFKIAEDTDYEQLYGKSKTFVPAIAVDRIIVAGLEDPGPAYFIASEEEVVKFVELAKAQFSFVTLHVDPKTDANGKQIDVKVTGHAGTNEMPLQTDLRLTTWLVEDSIKSTQQQGKEVFVQNGVIRAVLSNNAWGDALDISGYDFEKTYSVTIKPEWNVNNMRVVSFVNNYNENVAKRNIYNTAQAFCSNPSGITSRTYDANGKAFSVVNGNILMLQGYHLVGIYDISGRNVGTSQLGNGLYIVKATNGKNVITQKININR; this is translated from the coding sequence ATGAACTCTATCAGAAAGTATATTTTTCTGTTATCGCTTGCAAGTCTCCCCTTTACGGGGGGAGGCTTGTTTGCTCAAACAGCAAACGAAAATCAGTTTAAATTAGGTCCGCTTACTTCTTCAAACCAGAGTCTTACAGCACCGACCTCTAACAATGAAATGCGTATAGGCTACTGCACCACAGATTGGAGCAGTGGACTTATTGCAAAAATAACGGGCTCACATACTTATCATGCAGCAGTCTATTTCCCCTCAGAACTGCTCGACAAATATGTTGGCGACAAGATTGAGTACATCGAATTTGCCATTAAACCTAAACGTGGAACCAGAGTAGAATACTTTGTTTGTACGGATTTGAAGGATATGACGGGCAGCACATTAACCCAAGGATTCTCTACTACTTACGTAGAGGGTTGGAATAAGTTGAAATTCAGCAAGCCTGTTACCATTAAGAAAGATATGAACCTCTATATTGGCTATATCCTCTATCTTAATGATGGTGAAGACTACGACTGCCTCATGTTCGACAAGAGTCCTTATTCTTTAGTTGGAAAGAACTGGTATGGTTATGATGGAAGCTGGTTCAGCAACACAGCTGCCATTGGAAAGAACATCTGTATCCGTGCCATTCTATCGGGCAACAATGCTCCTAACAATGATATTTCTTTGATGAAGCTTACAGCCGAAGATGGCAGCGAATATGTTGAGCAGAACACCCCCAACACCTATATGGCTTATATTCAGAACAACGGTGTAACCCCTATAAAGTCGCTCACACTCACTGTTTCTGCAAAGGGCGTTCAAGGTCAAGAGATTACACTCGACGGCTTCAATGTACCCAACAACATTCCGCAGTTGGTAAAACTTGAAAATATCCCAATTCCCGTAGAAGGAAACTACACAGCGACATTTACAGTAACAAAAGTAAATGGAGTAGCTGACCCAGATACAAAGGACAATTCAGCAGAAAGCAAAGGTTTCTCTTTCAAGAAAGGAACAAGCCCTGTTGAACGCACAGTGCTTTTTGAAGAATTTACTTCTGAAGGCTACAACGAATGTGCCGTTGCAGACGGTATTTACAACAACGTTTTAGATACTCATAAAAATGTTATCCGTGTAAAGCATCATTTGGATTACAAGCAACATAAAGACCAATTCAAAATTGCTGAAGACACAGATTACGAACAGCTATACGGCAAATCTAAGACTTTCGTTCCTGCAATCGCCGTTGACCGCATTATCGTAGCAGGTCTTGAAGACCCAGGACCAGCTTACTTCATTGCAAGCGAGGAGGAAGTAGTTAAGTTCGTTGAGTTAGCTAAAGCTCAATTCTCTTTCGTTACATTGCATGTAGACCCTAAGACCGATGCGAATGGTAAGCAGATTGATGTGAAAGTTACTGGCCATGCCGGAACAAACGAAATGCCGCTGCAAACCGACTTGCGATTGACAACTTGGCTTGTAGAAGATAGCATAAAGAGTACACAGCAGCAAGGCAAGGAGGTATTTGTGCAGAATGGTGTAATACGTGCCGTGCTCAGCAACAACGCATGGGGCGACGCCTTGGACATTTCGGGCTACGACTTCGAAAAGACCTATTCTGTAACAATAAAGCCAGAATGGAATGTAAACAATATGCGTGTTGTTTCGTTTGTAAACAACTATAACGAGAATGTTGCAAAACGTAACATTTACAATACTGCACAAGCATTCTGCTCTAACCCATCGGGAATAACTTCACGTACTTACGATGCCAACGGCAAGGCTTTCAGCGTTGTAAATGGCAACATACTTATGTTGCAAGGCTATCATCTTGTAGGTATTTACGATATATCGGGCAGAAACGTTGGCACAAGCCAATTAGGAAACGGCCTTTATATCGTGAAGGCAACCAATGGTAAAAACGTGATTACACAGAAAATCAATATAAACCGTTAA
- a CDS encoding Omp28-related outer membrane protein encodes MYEKILFLFSLLLCLISIETKATPTHCYWGYCNGKVIGEFGSKTKAKGAIYIPAEVAELYKGKTISVIKVGLAAMSENIKVFITKNLNGESATTKTVGKLYNGWNEVKLSSTYTIDGEGFYIGYSYEGNNKSMGHSAMYSPNGCWADLGDGWKNYATDSKYNALALTLQAQIAGEDMPKDLWLYTKRNVIVKKNASCKFNFGVINLSPRIARTLQVGYTIDDAEEKVAEFKTTMGSNVEKEFSIDYSGFSKNGVHTVKFRLISVDGEADAYTGNNTDYTNVKVMDAIPQQRFVVEEGTGTWCGNCPRGIVAFRHMSEKYPETFIGIAVHKGDGLETNSYHKLKFSSYPTCYINRNLKNPTSPEAGTLEVMHNKYIATPPHIGVEIEANFTDDTKKKINAKALTTFFADEQNVNYKVSFVLIENGIKGYKQANYYAGGKLGEMGGFENLPGAAAVDMDHVARMNYSFYGVDSSIPTSVKADETVEYAAQLDVPKNIQNADNLYLVALLINGKGEIENAAETKVEPDPSMSITDNRTLLVPEFTFANGTLNVNGFSGKVFIYNVYGVEVPNQSIPSGIYIIKCVDGNKSFVKKIILK; translated from the coding sequence TTGTATGAAAAAATATTATTTCTTTTCTCATTGCTTCTCTGTCTCATCTCTATCGAGACGAAAGCAACCCCAACCCATTGCTACTGGGGATACTGCAACGGCAAGGTAATAGGCGAATTTGGCTCTAAAACAAAAGCCAAAGGTGCAATCTACATACCGGCCGAAGTTGCCGAACTTTACAAAGGAAAGACCATTTCTGTAATCAAAGTAGGACTGGCAGCTATGTCGGAAAACATTAAGGTCTTCATTACAAAAAACCTTAACGGCGAAAGTGCTACCACCAAGACAGTAGGAAAGCTGTACAATGGTTGGAATGAGGTCAAGCTAAGTTCTACTTATACAATAGACGGAGAGGGTTTCTACATCGGTTATAGCTACGAAGGAAATAATAAGTCTATGGGGCATTCAGCGATGTATTCGCCAAACGGCTGCTGGGCTGACTTAGGCGACGGTTGGAAAAACTATGCTACCGACAGCAAGTACAATGCGCTCGCCCTTACCCTTCAGGCACAGATTGCTGGCGAAGATATGCCAAAAGACTTGTGGCTCTACACAAAACGAAACGTTATCGTAAAGAAGAACGCGTCTTGCAAGTTCAATTTTGGCGTAATAAACTTGAGTCCACGCATTGCAAGAACCTTGCAAGTGGGCTACACGATAGACGATGCTGAAGAAAAGGTAGCAGAGTTCAAGACAACGATGGGCTCTAACGTTGAGAAAGAGTTTTCTATCGACTATTCTGGATTCAGCAAGAATGGTGTCCATACCGTTAAGTTCAGACTAATCAGTGTTGATGGCGAAGCTGACGCTTATACTGGCAACAACACCGATTATACGAACGTAAAAGTGATGGACGCTATTCCTCAGCAGCGATTTGTTGTAGAAGAAGGAACAGGTACATGGTGTGGCAACTGTCCAAGAGGTATTGTAGCCTTCAGACATATGTCTGAAAAATATCCAGAAACCTTCATCGGCATTGCCGTTCATAAAGGAGATGGTTTGGAAACAAACTCTTATCACAAACTCAAATTTTCAAGCTATCCAACTTGTTATATCAACCGCAACCTGAAAAATCCTACTTCTCCAGAAGCAGGAACCTTGGAAGTGATGCACAACAAGTATATAGCTACCCCACCGCATATAGGAGTAGAAATCGAGGCAAACTTTACTGACGACACCAAGAAGAAAATCAACGCAAAGGCTCTTACCACATTCTTCGCTGACGAACAAAACGTAAACTATAAGGTTTCTTTCGTTCTTATAGAGAATGGCATCAAGGGGTACAAGCAAGCCAACTATTATGCAGGTGGCAAATTGGGTGAAATGGGAGGCTTTGAAAACCTTCCAGGTGCAGCCGCTGTCGATATGGACCACGTAGCACGTATGAACTACAGCTTCTACGGTGTAGACAGCAGTATCCCTACCAGCGTAAAAGCAGATGAAACTGTAGAGTATGCAGCTCAGCTCGATGTACCTAAGAACATTCAGAATGCCGACAATCTGTACCTCGTCGCACTGCTGATTAACGGCAAAGGCGAAATAGAGAATGCGGCTGAAACAAAGGTAGAGCCCGACCCATCTATGTCTATCACCGACAACCGTACACTTCTTGTACCCGAATTTACTTTCGCTAATGGTACACTGAATGTAAATGGTTTCTCAGGAAAGGTTTTCATCTACAACGTATATGGTGTTGAAGTACCTAACCAGTCTATTCCAAGCGGCATCTACATCATCAAGTGTGTAGACGGTAACAAGTCTTTTGTAAAGAAGATTATATTGAAATAA
- a CDS encoding methylated-DNA--[protein]-cysteine S-methyltransferase, with protein sequence MQHIQTYESPLGQLTFVSDGTALLGVWYDKQELLEQLLQSPYETCNLPVFDETRRWFDLYFDGREPDFTPPLHLVGTDFRQQVWNDLLLIPYGETTTYGALAQQMAHRLGKSKMSAQAIGGAVGHNPISIIVPCHRVVGADGTLTGYAGGIWRKEYLLKLEAKNTL encoded by the coding sequence ATGCAACATATACAAACATACGAGTCGCCTTTGGGTCAATTGACTTTCGTAAGCGACGGAACAGCTCTGTTGGGCGTGTGGTACGATAAGCAAGAACTTTTGGAACAACTCTTGCAATCGCCATACGAAACGTGCAATCTGCCAGTTTTTGATGAAACAAGGCGTTGGTTTGACCTCTATTTCGACGGGCGAGAGCCAGACTTTACGCCACCGTTGCACCTCGTAGGTACAGATTTTCGCCAACAAGTATGGAACGACTTACTGCTCATTCCCTATGGCGAAACCACAACTTACGGTGCGTTGGCTCAGCAAATGGCGCATCGTTTGGGCAAAAGCAAGATGTCGGCACAAGCCATTGGTGGGGCAGTGGGGCACAATCCTATATCAATCATCGTTCCGTGCCACCGCGTTGTTGGTGCCGACGGAACACTGACGGGCTATGCAGGCGGCATTTGGCGAAAGGAATACCTGTTGAAATTAGAAGCTAAAAATACGCTTTAA